Proteins encoded within one genomic window of Clupea harengus chromosome 10, Ch_v2.0.2, whole genome shotgun sequence:
- the rfxank gene encoding DNA-binding protein RFXANK, translating to MDKDIEIPNATLTNRQRGNEATVRPATLDSLSVHQLAAQGDIPQLTAHLSKESALLNSTDKRGYTPLMWAAAFGEIDMVKFLLEKGADPKVLARERESALTLASSRGYADIVTLLLKKGVDIDSYDWNGGTPLLYAVRGNHARCVDALLASGADLTFEADSGYNPMDLAVALGHKEAQKAIEVHVLKLLKHESQSQK from the exons ATGGACAAGGATATTGAGATCCCAAACGCAACTCTAACAAATAGACAACGTGGGAATGAGGCTACAGTTCGACCAGCTACATTGGACA GCCTGTCTGTTCACCAGCTGGCGGCTCAAGGTGACATTCCACAATTGACTGCTCATCTTTCCAAAG AGAGTGCCTTGCTGAATAGCACTGATAAGCGTGGATACACTCCTCTTATGTGGGCTGCGGCTTTTGGGGAAATTGACATGGTGAAATTCCTCTTGGAAAAG GGAGCAGATCCCAAAGTTCTTGCACGGGAGCGGGAAAGCGCCTTGACTTTAGCCAGCTCTAGAGGCTATGCTGACATTGTTACGCTTCTTCTGAAAAAGGGAGTTGATATAGACTCTTATGACTGG AATGGAGGCACCCCTCTTTTGTATGCTGTGCGAGGTAACCATGCGAGGTGTGTGGATGCCCTTTTAG CTAGTGGTGCTGATCTCACCTTTGAAGCAGACTCTGGATATAACCCAATGGACCTGGCCGTCGCTTTGGGACACAAAGAAG CTCAAAAGGCCATCGAGGTTCATGTTCTGAAACTACTAAAACACGAGTCCCAAAGCCAGAAATGA